A genomic stretch from Erysipelothrix sp. HDW6C includes:
- a CDS encoding PTS sugar transporter subunit IIC: protein MKLIEKFLNKIIAPIANYMSQSLFFGSLSEAFMRTTPITVGASVLMIIGNFPVPAWIEFITNLGLMEHFNAVVGASTNAIAIFVVFNFAYIYATKSKQNGLSAGLISLASFFILIPQKIGVLDTLVNKAYLPEGMYETITTSLEPLMSQGVFTGATGFTEFYISGTGIFVALFVAAVTAILFVKLNERNFTIKLPATVPSNVSESLSPSLIAGVIFILFFAIRIGLSYTSYGDIFHLVFGLIQQPLQGFAATPFSVIFLFTLANLFWFFGIHPNIIFAVITPLLAGIRPESIAAFQNGVNPMPYISISIISLVHFSFGGGGVTYGWLISSFTAKSEQNKTLRRLALVPGIFNINEPLIFGAPIMMNPIYFIPFVFSTAIISSLALLLNTVIGLGVVNPTASMPWTMPGFVVTITTGGLKYLLIAIVVLVASVVLWYPFFKIADAKMYAEEQDISKKELAGNE, encoded by the coding sequence ATGAAACTCATAGAAAAGTTTTTAAATAAGATCATTGCGCCCATAGCAAACTACATGTCGCAAAGTCTTTTCTTTGGAAGTTTGTCGGAAGCATTTATGCGTACAACACCAATTACTGTTGGTGCATCCGTGTTAATGATTATCGGAAACTTTCCCGTCCCAGCGTGGATAGAATTTATTACAAACTTAGGTCTGATGGAGCATTTCAATGCTGTAGTAGGGGCATCGACCAACGCAATCGCCATATTTGTTGTTTTTAACTTTGCGTATATCTATGCAACAAAATCAAAACAAAATGGCTTGTCTGCTGGATTAATTTCATTGGCTTCGTTCTTTATTCTTATTCCGCAAAAAATTGGGGTCTTGGACACATTGGTGAATAAAGCATACCTACCTGAAGGCATGTATGAAACTATCACAACGTCTCTCGAACCGCTTATGAGTCAAGGCGTCTTTACCGGTGCGACTGGGTTCACAGAATTCTATATTTCTGGTACAGGTATCTTTGTTGCACTCTTCGTCGCTGCTGTCACAGCAATTCTCTTTGTAAAGTTAAACGAACGAAACTTTACCATAAAGTTGCCGGCAACAGTGCCATCAAATGTTTCGGAATCTTTAAGTCCATCTCTAATTGCTGGTGTTATCTTTATTCTCTTCTTCGCAATTCGTATTGGTTTATCCTATACATCCTATGGTGATATCTTCCACCTTGTATTCGGATTAATCCAACAACCACTGCAAGGATTTGCGGCAACACCGTTCTCGGTTATCTTCTTATTTACACTTGCAAACTTATTCTGGTTCTTTGGTATTCACCCGAACATAATCTTTGCAGTTATCACACCACTCCTAGCAGGTATTCGCCCAGAGTCAATCGCTGCATTCCAAAATGGTGTCAATCCAATGCCGTATATTTCAATTTCGATTATTAGCTTGGTTCATTTCTCGTTTGGAGGTGGTGGGGTAACCTATGGTTGGTTAATCTCGTCCTTTACTGCAAAATCAGAACAAAATAAAACCTTGCGTCGTCTTGCATTGGTACCAGGAATTTTCAATATTAATGAGCCGCTCATTTTTGGGGCTCCTATTATGATGAACCCAATTTATTTTATTCCATTCGTATTCAGTACAGCAATCATTAGTAGTCTTGCGCTGTTACTTAATACCGTCATTGGACTTGGTGTTGTTAACCCAACAGCTTCAATGCCATGGACAATGCCAGGGTTTGTGGTGACAATCACAACGGGTGGTCTTAAGTATCTGTTGATTGCGATTGTTGTCTTGGTTGCTTCAGTTGTACTTTGGTACCCATTCTTCAAGATTGCAGATGCTAAGATGTACGCTGAAGAACAAGATATTTCTAAAAAGGAGCTCGCTGGCAATGAGTAA
- a CDS encoding YxeA family protein: MKRTKIMVGVAFVAVLAVVAFPAYQYYQNRYVGSEYFARVPLDFNTEPVAITDDRGAFFANGVSYQLDGYNEKGEHRVLEFTVYGDKASEMYEPGAYLSISASKQIVVGQSEVKDTDIPPTVLVKIR, from the coding sequence ATGAAACGTACCAAAATTATGGTAGGCGTCGCGTTTGTTGCAGTGCTTGCAGTTGTCGCATTCCCAGCCTATCAGTATTATCAAAATCGCTATGTCGGCAGTGAATATTTCGCCCGTGTGCCGTTGGACTTCAATACCGAACCGGTGGCTATAACCGACGATCGCGGCGCATTCTTCGCAAATGGAGTATCCTATCAACTGGATGGATACAACGAAAAAGGAGAGCACCGAGTCCTAGAGTTCACGGTATATGGCGACAAAGCCAGTGAAATGTACGAACCAGGCGCATATTTAAGTATCAGTGCAAGTAAACAAATCGTAGTTGGCCAATCTGAGGTAAAAGACACAGATATCCCACCAACAGTACTTGTTAAGATTCGTTAA
- a CDS encoding sensor histidine kinase, translating into MEPYYKYFTMIAFVFYFYIMNRTYEGILEPRFTSKNIHIPVAIANCFLWLLAMSLPHSAIRVVGMLTLIFANIMFLYRTSPLIALHIAGVYNLTVYCARGIIFSIISISTGAPFRDILGISQVYYFVHIISVFLALAFLEIYRRISKAPQRIKYFYASPKQLRFFVIYLFALQLFMMYINDGRILEIYSNWFSYLYLIACILTEALLLFIFHHLMQLTEFIEKEMVEKSIIQGLESKLEFYRTYQVQTDSLRKFKHDYQKVMGNLNYYIDRNDIEGIKTYLHETMGIVEGASIHEVQYSNNGLLDAILQDAANRADDLGIKFDALVSIPEGIQMSDFDIVRLFSNLLDNAMLAASKVEGEAKVRVFGIQRSNWFQVEVSNTFDGRYTKSGNSFTTMKQDKELHGYGIQIIQQVVQSMHGVLTMDPNREQKVFTVKLSIPVPQSD; encoded by the coding sequence ATGGAACCATACTATAAGTACTTTACGATGATCGCTTTTGTTTTTTATTTTTATATCATGAATCGCACCTATGAGGGAATCTTAGAGCCGAGATTTACATCTAAGAATATTCACATTCCGGTTGCGATTGCGAATTGTTTTTTATGGTTATTGGCGATGTCATTACCACACTCTGCGATTCGTGTTGTCGGCATGTTGACACTTATTTTTGCGAACATCATGTTTCTTTATCGGACCTCACCACTCATTGCGTTGCACATTGCAGGAGTTTATAATTTAACGGTCTATTGTGCACGGGGAATTATCTTTTCGATAATCAGTATCTCAACGGGAGCGCCGTTTCGAGATATCTTAGGAATAAGCCAAGTTTACTACTTTGTGCATATTATCAGTGTTTTCTTAGCACTCGCATTCTTGGAAATATATCGTCGCATTTCGAAAGCGCCACAACGCATCAAATACTTTTATGCGAGTCCCAAACAACTGCGCTTCTTCGTGATTTATCTGTTTGCTTTACAATTATTTATGATGTATATAAACGATGGACGCATTCTTGAAATCTACTCTAATTGGTTCTCGTATCTCTATCTTATTGCTTGTATTTTAACGGAAGCATTGCTGTTATTTATTTTTCATCACTTGATGCAACTTACTGAGTTTATTGAAAAGGAAATGGTTGAAAAAAGCATAATTCAAGGTCTTGAATCAAAACTTGAATTCTATCGTACCTATCAAGTTCAAACCGATTCGCTTCGAAAGTTTAAGCACGATTATCAGAAAGTCATGGGTAATCTTAACTACTATATTGATCGTAACGATATTGAAGGTATCAAAACCTATCTACATGAGACGATGGGTATTGTTGAAGGTGCATCAATTCACGAGGTACAGTACAGTAACAATGGTCTTTTGGATGCGATTCTTCAAGATGCTGCCAACCGAGCTGATGATCTTGGAATAAAATTCGATGCATTGGTATCAATTCCCGAAGGAATTCAAATGAGCGATTTTGATATTGTTCGCTTGTTCAGTAACTTACTTGATAATGCAATGCTCGCGGCAAGTAAGGTTGAGGGTGAAGCAAAAGTCAGGGTCTTTGGAATTCAACGATCCAATTGGTTCCAAGTTGAAGTTTCCAATACATTTGACGGCCGCTATACCAAATCAGGTAATAGTTTTACGACGATGAAACAAGATAAAGAGTTGCACGGATATGGTATTCAAATTATTCAACAGGTAGTGCAAAGCATGCATGGTGTCTTAACCATGGATCCAAATAGAGAGCAAAAAGTATTTACAGTGAAACTCTCAATCCCTGTTCCCCAAAGTGACTAA
- a CDS encoding M20 family metallopeptidase codes for MTHKIDSYVEQQHELYKKLALEIHAKPEVSNYEFFACETLSQQLIAEGFDVTVDVAGHRTGFDARYKSAKPGPVVVFLAEYDALVGIGHACGHNIFGTTSSLAGAALKEVIDEVGGEIRIYGTPGEEGGENGSAKGSFVREGFLDDVDVALCVHPGHLHGLTGTSLANDPVDVEFFGRASHASGAPEYGINALDAVIAVFNNINALREHLTDDVRIHGIITHGGDAPNVVPEYASARFYLRAQARHTLNDVYQKFENIVKAAALATGCTYKFGLFQNSVDNTVVTPLLDAVYERHLNRYGEVVTPRQAGGSGSTDVGNISQVVPTIQPHINISNEPIAGHSIEFREASKSELGLSTIALGAKILAHTALDLILDPQLLEAVKIQHKENTQNQV; via the coding sequence ATGACACACAAAATTGATAGCTATGTAGAACAACAACATGAATTGTATAAGAAATTAGCTTTAGAGATTCATGCGAAACCAGAGGTAAGTAATTATGAGTTCTTTGCGTGTGAGACGCTCTCACAACAACTAATTGCAGAAGGGTTTGATGTGACAGTAGATGTTGCAGGACACCGCACGGGATTTGATGCCCGTTACAAATCCGCAAAACCAGGACCCGTTGTTGTCTTTCTTGCAGAGTATGATGCGCTGGTTGGAATTGGCCATGCTTGCGGTCATAACATTTTTGGAACAACATCTTCACTTGCCGGTGCGGCACTGAAAGAAGTGATTGATGAAGTTGGAGGAGAAATTCGCATCTATGGAACACCTGGAGAAGAGGGTGGCGAGAATGGTTCAGCAAAGGGAAGTTTCGTTCGTGAAGGATTCCTTGATGATGTTGACGTTGCATTGTGTGTCCATCCCGGTCACCTGCATGGATTGACGGGAACTTCATTGGCAAATGATCCAGTAGATGTAGAATTCTTTGGACGTGCGAGCCATGCGTCTGGTGCACCAGAGTATGGCATTAATGCATTGGATGCAGTCATCGCAGTATTTAACAATATTAATGCTTTACGGGAACACTTAACAGATGATGTTCGGATACATGGAATCATAACCCATGGCGGTGATGCACCCAATGTTGTTCCTGAGTATGCATCGGCGCGGTTCTATTTGCGAGCTCAAGCACGTCATACTTTGAATGATGTATACCAAAAGTTCGAGAATATTGTTAAGGCAGCAGCACTGGCAACAGGATGCACTTACAAATTTGGTCTTTTTCAAAACTCAGTTGACAATACAGTCGTAACACCGCTCTTAGACGCTGTTTACGAGCGCCACTTGAATCGTTATGGTGAAGTTGTAACACCACGTCAGGCAGGCGGTTCTGGGTCAACAGACGTTGGTAATATCAGTCAGGTAGTTCCAACCATTCAGCCCCATATTAATATATCCAATGAACCAATAGCGGGCCACAGTATTGAATTCCGTGAGGCTTCAAAAAGCGAACTTGGATTAAGCACCATTGCATTGGGAGCAAAGATTCTTGCTCATACTGCATTGGATTTAATTCTCGATCCACAACTCTTGGAAGCTGTAAAGATACAGCATAAAGAGAACACTCAAAATCAAGTATAG
- a CDS encoding methionine ABC transporter ATP-binding protein, producing MIEFQNISKTFSGSHDDIHAVRDVSFTIEAQEIFGIIGFSGAGKSTLIRCINLLERPTRGNVVINNTVLNNLSDKALRLQRRKIGMIFQGFNLMASRTVFENVAFPLRDQKKSQKEIKDKVSSLLQLVGITDKIDAYPSQLSGGQKQRVAIARALANDPDILLCDEATSALDPQTTKTILRLLQEVNERLGITIVIVTHEMDVIKEVCQRVAVMEDGYVKELDSVINIFANPQEQITKDFVNSTTNMDAIGEIVQKKPELLNLQTDQRLVKITFFGTNTKEAIISEISSQFGVKASIIYANVEIIQDEIIGALVVILSGDRQSDALAYLTSIDVKTEVLHHGTTL from the coding sequence ATGATAGAATTTCAAAATATATCCAAGACATTCTCGGGGTCTCACGACGACATCCATGCGGTACGAGATGTATCATTCACCATCGAAGCACAAGAAATATTTGGGATCATTGGATTTAGCGGAGCTGGGAAAAGCACGCTGATCCGCTGCATCAACCTTCTTGAACGCCCAACTCGGGGAAATGTTGTAATCAATAACACAGTGCTGAACAACCTCAGTGATAAAGCGTTGCGATTACAACGTCGTAAAATTGGCATGATCTTTCAAGGTTTTAACCTTATGGCATCACGAACAGTTTTTGAAAATGTCGCCTTTCCCCTTCGTGATCAGAAGAAGTCACAAAAAGAGATTAAGGACAAGGTTTCCTCCCTTTTACAACTTGTAGGCATTACAGATAAAATCGATGCTTATCCATCTCAACTATCTGGTGGACAAAAACAGCGTGTTGCGATTGCCAGAGCATTGGCTAATGATCCAGATATTCTCTTATGCGATGAAGCCACATCGGCGTTGGATCCGCAAACAACCAAGACAATCCTGCGTTTACTTCAAGAAGTTAATGAACGCCTGGGGATTACAATCGTGATTGTAACCCATGAAATGGATGTAATTAAGGAAGTATGCCAGCGCGTTGCGGTCATGGAAGATGGTTATGTTAAAGAGTTAGACAGCGTTATTAATATCTTTGCAAACCCTCAGGAACAAATAACGAAAGACTTTGTAAATAGCACAACGAACATGGATGCGATTGGCGAGATTGTTCAAAAGAAGCCAGAACTCCTGAACTTACAAACGGATCAGCGACTTGTAAAAATAACCTTCTTTGGTACAAACACAAAGGAAGCGATTATTTCTGAGATAAGCAGCCAATTTGGTGTAAAGGCAAGTATCATCTATGCCAACGTTGAAATTATTCAAGACGAGATCATTGGTGCATTGGTGGTTATTTTGTCAGGTGATCGTCAATCGGATGCACTTGCGTATCTAACAAGCATTGATGTAAAGACGGAGGTACTTCATCATGGAACAACTCTTTAA
- a CDS encoding methionine ABC transporter permease, whose protein sequence is MEQLFNQYLPNLMTYKEEFIKAILQTLEMVLKSGVLSLICGLILGITLVVTRKDGLLENRFVYHILDKVTNLFRSIPFVILITTILPLTRLIVGTSIGVKGAIFPLVIGCTPFFMRQVDMALSDTDAGLIEAAQAMGLSPTKIILRVYLRESIPALVRSITITLISLVGLTAMAGIVGGGGLGDFVTRYGHARYYYDITIVSVIVILLMVTFIQAIGNIIIRKTTH, encoded by the coding sequence ATGGAACAACTCTTTAATCAATACCTTCCCAATCTCATGACATACAAAGAGGAGTTTATTAAAGCGATACTTCAAACCTTAGAAATGGTTCTGAAGAGTGGGGTATTATCCTTAATCTGTGGACTGATTCTGGGAATAACTTTGGTTGTGACCCGTAAAGATGGGTTACTTGAAAATCGCTTTGTCTATCATATTCTTGATAAGGTCACCAACCTCTTTCGTTCCATCCCATTTGTAATTCTAATTACAACAATTTTACCTTTAACACGTTTAATAGTTGGGACAAGTATTGGTGTGAAGGGAGCCATCTTTCCGCTTGTCATTGGTTGTACACCATTCTTTATGAGACAAGTTGATATGGCGCTTTCAGATACTGATGCTGGGCTGATTGAAGCAGCCCAAGCTATGGGATTATCCCCAACCAAAATCATCCTGCGCGTTTACTTACGAGAAAGTATCCCCGCACTTGTACGCTCGATTACAATTACGCTCATTAGCTTGGTTGGGTTGACAGCAATGGCGGGAATTGTGGGCGGTGGTGGTCTGGGTGACTTTGTTACTCGATATGGTCATGCCCGTTATTACTATGATATTACCATTGTATCCGTTATTGTAATTCTACTCATGGTAACATTCATTCAAGCAATTGGAAATATAATTATTAGAAAGACTACACATTAG
- a CDS encoding MurR/RpiR family transcriptional regulator, with amino-acid sequence MFESLSFEDLSQIDISIVTYVTNNLPAVSHMRIRDLADSVHVAPSTVMRFIRKVGYESYSDFRVAVQAESRKILGSDDDIIKNNIPVNDMISLGSDCDALLDQAVAIIEDAPVIYTIGIGSSAITAEYAALQFNYLGHTSIHHQNTFLPILWNEGFKNRKTLFILFSTSGETREIVQLADTLSKGGSPIISITNGHYNSLAKLSVLNIPYFTKSNRLSAFVDLSTQIPAIYVVESLTAKLYEARIGSQEKPL; translated from the coding sequence ATGTTTGAAAGTTTGAGTTTTGAAGATTTAAGCCAAATTGATATTTCGATTGTTACCTATGTTACCAACAATCTCCCAGCAGTTTCCCATATGCGCATTCGTGATCTGGCCGACAGTGTTCATGTTGCCCCATCAACCGTCATGCGTTTTATTCGTAAAGTGGGGTATGAGAGCTATTCTGACTTTCGGGTAGCGGTACAGGCCGAAAGCAGAAAAATACTAGGAAGTGACGATGATATTATAAAAAATAACATTCCCGTCAACGATATGATTAGCTTGGGAAGCGATTGTGATGCGTTGCTTGATCAGGCTGTAGCGATTATTGAAGATGCCCCGGTTATTTACACAATCGGCATTGGGTCATCAGCGATTACTGCAGAATATGCGGCTTTACAATTCAATTATCTTGGTCACACATCAATTCACCATCAGAATACATTTCTTCCAATTCTCTGGAATGAAGGATTTAAGAATAGAAAGACGTTATTTATTCTGTTCTCTACATCGGGTGAAACGCGGGAGATTGTTCAATTGGCCGATACATTGAGTAAAGGGGGATCTCCAATTATCTCTATCACTAATGGTCATTACAATTCACTTGCAAAGCTAAGCGTACTCAATATTCCCTACTTTACCAAATCCAACCGATTGTCTGCATTTGTGGATTTATCAACCCAGATTCCCGCAATCTATGTTGTTGAATCCCTGACTGCAAAGCTCTATGAAGCACGTATTGGTTCACAAGAAAAGCCGTTATAG
- a CDS encoding MetQ/NlpA family ABC transporter substrate-binding protein, with protein sequence MKKIIILALALIALVGCSKAPENTDETHIKLGMMGSDSVVWKRVAELAAEEGIIIEIVAFSDYTQPNAALQAGEIDINAFQHFVYLENEVETLGYDIVPIAKTSIAPLGLYSKNITSLDQLKDGDKISIPNDVTNGGRALQLLQANGLIKLNDAKFPTPKDIVENPKNFEIIELAAATIPGTLQDVAIAAINSGIAVDAGLIPTEAAIVLEDVTISQDNPYVNLIAARSEDKDSPVLKRIIELYQTDEIKELTIKDSKGASIPVW encoded by the coding sequence ATGAAAAAGATTATCATACTTGCACTGGCATTAATTGCCCTAGTTGGTTGCTCAAAAGCACCAGAGAATACCGATGAAACACATATTAAACTCGGAATGATGGGAAGTGATTCTGTTGTATGGAAGCGTGTTGCTGAACTTGCTGCTGAAGAAGGCATCATTATCGAAATTGTGGCATTCAGTGACTATACGCAACCCAATGCCGCATTACAAGCTGGAGAGATTGATATTAATGCATTCCAACACTTTGTATACTTGGAGAATGAAGTCGAAACACTTGGTTATGACATTGTTCCAATTGCTAAAACTTCCATCGCTCCACTGGGTCTATACTCAAAAAATATCACAAGTCTTGATCAACTCAAAGATGGAGATAAAATTTCAATTCCCAACGATGTGACAAATGGTGGTCGAGCGCTTCAATTATTACAAGCAAATGGACTCATTAAACTGAATGATGCGAAATTTCCAACGCCAAAAGATATAGTTGAAAATCCAAAGAACTTTGAAATCATCGAGTTGGCCGCTGCAACAATACCGGGAACACTCCAAGACGTAGCGATTGCCGCAATCAACTCGGGAATCGCCGTCGACGCGGGGCTTATTCCAACAGAAGCAGCAATTGTACTTGAAGATGTCACAATTTCTCAGGACAATCCGTATGTAAATTTGATAGCTGCTCGTAGCGAAGATAAGGACAGTCCTGTACTGAAACGGATAATTGAACTGTATCAAACCGATGAGATTAAAGAACTTACAATCAAAGACAGTAAAGGCGCATCAATTCCAGTTTGGTAA
- a CDS encoding SWIM zinc finger domain-containing protein, whose amino-acid sequence MEVGYHFRDYIYKRGQSYLKKDKVNILEDSDNLIRARVLGEEMYIVRIELRDGHTDSLYCSCPFAKRGSNCKHMAAVIELSIQTGNKHDFTVDALETYDDYGEDLKNGFDESFDHQEPLSQEMMSEIGHLLSILSHEDLVDYLIFLFESNPKLANTFVNFEFEMDGNTEDLS is encoded by the coding sequence ATGGAAGTAGGATATCATTTTCGGGATTACATCTATAAAAGAGGGCAATCCTATCTAAAAAAAGACAAAGTAAATATATTGGAAGATAGCGATAATCTCATTCGCGCGCGCGTTTTGGGAGAAGAAATGTACATTGTACGAATTGAATTACGTGATGGACATACGGACTCATTGTATTGTTCGTGCCCCTTTGCCAAACGTGGAAGCAATTGCAAACACATGGCGGCGGTAATTGAACTCTCAATTCAAACTGGGAACAAGCATGATTTTACGGTCGATGCCTTGGAGACGTATGATGATTATGGCGAAGATTTGAAAAATGGATTTGATGAAAGTTTTGACCATCAAGAGCCCTTATCTCAAGAAATGATGAGCGAGATTGGTCACTTACTTTCAATTTTAAGTCATGAAGATCTTGTTGACTATTTGATTTTTCTTTTTGAAAGCAATCCCAAATTAGCAAATACATTTGTAAATTTTGAATTTGAAATGGATGGAAACACTGAAGACTTATCATAA
- a CDS encoding ATP-binding cassette domain-containing protein, translating to MILKAIQTISAPNTEYPYNVIAFETLHFTQPVTFLTGDNGSGKSTLLRILKELSTAIDIGHGRPFSESIRRELPNHFTLAWQTKSQRGFYLQSEDFINYIEWAKSESAFYHDELAAVERKHTNKQSMGYLLESGLQRGNAQHMDAITENVGNASHGEGYLEFFKTRLRDNALYLLDEPETPLSFHGQLALMTMIHEASNRGCQFIICTHSPILLAFPGATIYHFNHTIEAIRYDQHPIVTNTRMFLEDPQRTLHYLFKDNK from the coding sequence ATGATTCTTAAAGCAATCCAGACTATATCAGCACCCAATACCGAATATCCATACAATGTCATCGCCTTTGAGACATTGCATTTTACGCAGCCAGTAACCTTCTTAACTGGAGACAACGGGAGCGGGAAATCAACGCTTTTACGGATCCTTAAGGAACTTTCAACTGCAATTGATATTGGCCATGGGCGTCCTTTTAGTGAGTCCATTCGAAGAGAACTCCCCAACCATTTTACGCTAGCATGGCAGACCAAATCTCAGCGCGGATTTTACCTCCAAAGTGAAGACTTTATCAATTATATTGAGTGGGCAAAAAGTGAATCGGCATTCTATCATGACGAACTTGCTGCTGTAGAAAGAAAACATACAAACAAACAATCGATGGGATACCTTCTTGAGTCCGGATTGCAACGCGGAAATGCACAGCATATGGACGCCATCACAGAAAATGTGGGCAATGCTTCACATGGAGAGGGGTATCTCGAATTTTTCAAAACACGACTTCGCGACAATGCGCTCTATTTACTTGATGAGCCCGAAACCCCTTTATCATTTCACGGACAGCTTGCACTTATGACAATGATTCATGAGGCATCAAATCGTGGATGCCAGTTCATTATCTGCACCCACTCACCCATACTTTTAGCATTTCCTGGTGCAACAATTTATCATTTCAATCATACGATTGAAGCCATCCGTTACGATCAACATCCCATCGTTACAAATACACGTATGTTTCTTGAAGACCCACAACGGACACTGCATTACCTGTTCAAGGATAACAAATAA
- a CDS encoding M15 family metallopeptidase: MKKKQIKATFAIVIVSIALVATFFIVRNQTQELSVVEKVLTFEKYELIPLDVIEKNITTNREKDLKVSVLVDEKPIDLDAYQVQLAEKHKLTTDAIPMVSDFEVQATVGKHVESFRVKVTDTVKPKLEVKFEDVALIDGDEIVAHSLAQVVSEVKATAYDIGFNGVKIPLEVKIVEKPLVTRDDKPQIAFSAKDEAGNETLISVSVIVQDDATSGDDTAKESPISGDDSATISDPGSETVLVNRQRYLPSDYIPPLMDVPTDYAVSGGYEATPNTVNAFIRMVDDMYSETGMWMYVTSSYRDYEFQGELYYNYIDQHGQAEADRMSAKPGTSEHQTGLVMDVVTPGGYMFTFGETEQSAWVNKNAHKYGFIVRYPEGKESITGYMPEAWHLRYLGVDTATSVYNSGLTYDEWYFSN, from the coding sequence ATGAAAAAGAAACAAATCAAGGCTACTTTTGCCATTGTAATTGTGAGTATTGCCCTTGTTGCAACTTTTTTTATTGTTCGTAATCAGACACAAGAATTATCGGTTGTTGAGAAAGTCCTTACTTTTGAAAAATACGAACTCATTCCGCTCGACGTGATTGAAAAGAATATCACAACAAACCGCGAAAAGGACTTGAAAGTCTCGGTTCTTGTGGATGAGAAACCCATCGACTTGGATGCATATCAAGTACAACTTGCTGAAAAACACAAACTTACCACCGATGCAATACCCATGGTTTCCGACTTTGAGGTCCAAGCAACTGTTGGCAAACATGTTGAATCGTTTCGTGTAAAGGTCACGGATACTGTCAAACCAAAACTTGAGGTAAAGTTCGAAGATGTAGCACTCATAGATGGTGATGAAATTGTTGCCCATAGTCTGGCTCAAGTCGTCAGTGAAGTAAAAGCAACTGCCTATGACATAGGGTTTAATGGTGTTAAAATCCCATTGGAAGTTAAGATTGTTGAGAAACCACTCGTCACACGCGATGACAAACCTCAGATTGCCTTTAGTGCTAAAGATGAAGCGGGCAATGAGACGCTCATCTCAGTGTCTGTTATCGTGCAAGATGATGCTACTTCGGGCGATGATACGGCTAAAGAGTCACCAATTTCTGGTGATGATAGTGCTACAATATCGGACCCTGGTTCTGAGACGGTTCTTGTTAACCGTCAACGTTATTTGCCATCTGATTACATTCCGCCATTGATGGATGTACCTACAGATTATGCAGTTAGCGGGGGTTATGAAGCAACTCCTAATACCGTTAACGCATTTATTCGCATGGTTGATGACATGTATTCGGAAACAGGTATGTGGATGTACGTAACGTCATCCTATCGAGACTATGAGTTCCAAGGCGAACTTTACTATAATTATATTGATCAACACGGGCAAGCCGAAGCAGATCGTATGTCGGCGAAACCTGGTACCTCAGAACATCAAACAGGACTTGTGATGGATGTGGTAACACCAGGTGGCTACATGTTCACGTTTGGTGAAACTGAGCAATCTGCATGGGTAAATAAAAACGCCCATAAGTATGGGTTCATTGTTCGTTATCCAGAAGGAAAAGAATCTATTACAGGATATATGCCAGAAGCATGGCACTTGCGCTATCTGGGTGTAGATACGGCAACCTCAGTCTATAATTCAGGACTTACCTATGATGAATGGTATTTCAGTAACTAG